The Phycisphaeraceae bacterium genome has a window encoding:
- a CDS encoding BlaI/MecI/CopY family transcriptional regulator, whose translation MPDHPAINDTEWDILSELWTVERATARELADRLRASRGWAYSTVKTMLDRMVKKGLVHARQVGNVWEYTPAVQPDTARRGAWRRFVDAAFGGAMAPALEFIATDARLTRSQREKLRRLLDEGASTSARDRLGDQQP comes from the coding sequence ATGCCCGACCACCCCGCCATCAACGACACCGAGTGGGACATCCTCTCGGAACTCTGGACCGTCGAGCGCGCCACCGCTCGCGAGCTGGCCGACCGGCTGAGGGCGTCGCGCGGCTGGGCCTATTCCACCGTCAAGACCATGCTGGACCGCATGGTGAAGAAAGGGCTGGTCCACGCCCGGCAGGTGGGCAACGTGTGGGAGTACACCCCCGCCGTGCAGCCCGACACCGCCCGCCGCGGCGCGTGGAGGCGCTTTGTGGATGCGGCGTTCGGCGGCGCAATGGCCCCGGCGCTGGAGTTCATCGCCACCGATGCGCGGCTGACCAGGTCGCAACGCGAGAAGCTTCGCCGCCTGCTGGATGAGGGCGCGTCCACGTCCGCCCGCGACCGATTGGGAGATCAGCAGCCATGA
- a CDS encoding alpha/beta hydrolase fold domain-containing protein, producing MRARLVAIITPLLTALSVVAGCGRGWSGEIIRFTGEPSFPSAEAWPARIDPSNPPNGAAGLAMTPARPFRGPTDLEVTYLGASGVGQLFEYRHDSLGEGRWFVFRSIRDSGAMVYTLEPSDSDPAKTAFVRVVDARPEYVESVTPLRLLEPTRAGEPRGLIVYHASLGGATEYEWRFLSGLRKRGWRILAVAPENDLMRVFARFTATLDGEAGFRAFAAEMARRADLALAERAYATEAALGWLSERHPEITAGPVVLVGVSAGAIALPATAARLGGRGDRVDAAVLIIGGANLMVMFDRSSMINFRRQIERKATRDLMDLYERTPAWYLEHSTLDPWHTAAALRGTPTLVIHATFDAIVPARTGDELWRRLGRPQRWSLPFGHYGAIWWLPNLSGDVSRWLERVVGASQ from the coding sequence ATGCGGGCGCGCCTCGTCGCCATCATCACGCCGCTGCTGACCGCGCTGTCGGTCGTCGCCGGGTGTGGTCGCGGCTGGTCGGGTGAGATCATCCGGTTCACGGGCGAGCCCTCGTTCCCTTCCGCCGAGGCGTGGCCCGCCCGCATCGACCCGAGCAACCCGCCGAACGGGGCGGCGGGACTGGCGATGACGCCCGCCCGCCCGTTCCGCGGACCGACCGATCTGGAAGTAACGTACCTGGGCGCGTCCGGCGTCGGGCAGCTCTTCGAGTACCGCCACGACTCGCTGGGCGAGGGGCGCTGGTTCGTCTTCCGCTCGATCCGTGATTCCGGCGCGATGGTGTACACGCTCGAACCATCCGACTCCGATCCGGCGAAGACCGCGTTCGTGCGGGTGGTGGACGCGAGGCCCGAGTACGTCGAGTCCGTCACGCCGCTGCGTCTGCTTGAGCCCACGCGGGCGGGTGAGCCGCGCGGGCTGATCGTGTACCACGCCAGTCTGGGGGGCGCGACCGAGTATGAATGGCGATTCCTCAGCGGGTTGCGCAAGCGCGGATGGCGCATCCTGGCGGTGGCGCCCGAGAACGACCTGATGCGCGTCTTCGCGCGGTTCACCGCGACGCTGGACGGGGAGGCCGGGTTTCGCGCCTTCGCGGCGGAAATGGCGCGACGGGCCGACCTGGCCCTGGCCGAGCGGGCCTACGCCACCGAGGCCGCCCTTGGCTGGCTGAGCGAGCGCCACCCGGAGATAACCGCCGGTCCGGTCGTGCTCGTGGGCGTCAGCGCCGGGGCCATCGCGCTGCCCGCGACGGCGGCGCGTCTGGGGGGCAGGGGAGACCGCGTGGACGCGGCGGTGCTCATCATCGGCGGCGCCAACCTCATGGTCATGTTCGATCGATCGTCCATGATCAACTTCCGACGCCAGATCGAGCGCAAGGCCACCCGCGACCTCATGGACCTGTACGAGCGCACCCCGGCGTGGTACCTGGAGCACTCGACGCTCGACCCCTGGCACACCGCCGCGGCGCTGCGCGGCACGCCCACGCTGGTCATCCACGCGACGTTCGACGCCATCGTGCCGGCCCGCACCGGCGACGAACTGTGGCGACGGCTCGGTCGGCCCCAGCGCTGGTCGCTGCCCTTCGGACACTACGGCGCCATCTGGTGGCTTCCCAACCTGTCGGGCGACGTGTCGCGATGGCTGGAGCGCGTGGTCGGCGCATCACAATGA
- a CDS encoding sigma-70 family RNA polymerase sigma factor — protein MPDPSPTELELTPDLLDYARRVGFEAAKDHCKPGVCHDDVVQEALLHLIAKPPVWDPARGASPKTLIYLVVQTAVLKHAEREERALRKFKTLRVAADTGHNASDGVYDDPVGREIASNRTVGLSQSSWATDDVLEYIDDENSRTLCRTIMECEGNVSEAARRLKMKESTIRYRLKLLIPKLLAKGFKVVSEGEFHERKHGQG, from the coding sequence ATGCCGGACCCCTCACCCACCGAACTCGAACTCACGCCCGACCTGCTCGACTACGCGCGGCGAGTTGGATTCGAGGCGGCCAAGGACCACTGCAAGCCGGGCGTCTGTCACGACGATGTCGTCCAGGAAGCCCTGCTGCACCTGATCGCCAAGCCGCCCGTATGGGACCCCGCCCGTGGCGCGAGCCCCAAGACGTTGATCTACCTCGTCGTACAGACGGCGGTGCTGAAGCATGCGGAGCGCGAGGAGCGTGCCCTCAGGAAGTTCAAGACGCTGCGCGTTGCCGCAGATACAGGGCACAACGCGAGCGACGGGGTATACGACGACCCGGTAGGACGCGAGATCGCCAGCAACCGCACGGTCGGCTTGTCCCAGTCGTCCTGGGCAACGGACGACGTGCTCGAGTACATCGACGACGAGAACAGTCGAACGCTGTGCCGCACGATCATGGAGTGCGAGGGGAACGTGAGCGAGGCCGCGAGGCGGCTCAAGATGAAAGAGAGCACGATCCGGTACCGGTTGAAGTTGCTGATCCCGAAGTTGCTGGCGAAGGGCTTCAAGGTGGTCTCAGAAGGAGAGTTTCATGAACGCAAACACGGTCAAGGATGA
- a CDS encoding EVE domain-containing protein, whose amino-acid sequence MPRQYWLMKSEPASYSIDDLQRDGVSCWDGVRNYQARNFMRDEMKVGDEALFYHSGSDGPEGEPGVAGVMRIAAPAYPDHHALDPDTCDHDPKATKDNNPWLMVDVEFVEKFPNYVPLRRLRAEPRLQGLALLQRGQRLSILPVSRQHFDLIRKMGKG is encoded by the coding sequence ATGCCCAGACAGTACTGGCTGATGAAATCCGAGCCGGCCTCGTACTCGATCGACGACCTTCAGCGGGACGGCGTCTCCTGCTGGGACGGCGTGCGCAACTACCAGGCGCGCAACTTCATGCGCGATGAGATGAAGGTGGGGGACGAGGCGCTGTTCTATCACTCCGGCTCCGACGGGCCGGAAGGCGAGCCGGGCGTGGCGGGCGTGATGCGCATCGCGGCGCCGGCGTATCCCGACCACCACGCGCTCGATCCCGACACCTGCGACCACGACCCCAAGGCCACGAAGGACAACAACCCGTGGCTGATGGTGGATGTCGAGTTCGTGGAGAAGTTCCCGAACTACGTGCCGCTGCGGCGGCTTCGCGCCGAACCGCGGCTTCAGGGGCTGGCTCTGCTGCAGCGGGGGCAGCGACTGTCGATCCTGCCGGTGAGCAGGCAGCACTTCGATCTGATTCGGAAGATGGGGAAGGGGTGA
- a CDS encoding sigma-70 family RNA polymerase sigma factor, with protein MASEQPRTALNTLTTNFVKRLRARDEAAWFELWEVFGPVLRAQLTRWGKGRIGVETVRDLTQETLAALSDSIDRYDPTRGARFSTWLLSIAKHALGDEIDRRMAQKRGGGKRPAELDERFMTQAATVEADAAYEANVFRAKVYASIRKVESEAEFVTFQVYRMRVFDGKPGKEVAEQLGVSEPTVSRYLQKVRDMMRRRLAETISTYSFTADEASEPERAGLGSDDALFDEAISDIYHQQSRLVVEDRQSASQSF; from the coding sequence ATGGCCAGTGAACAGCCCAGAACGGCTCTCAACACGCTGACCACGAACTTCGTCAAGCGGCTCCGTGCCCGCGATGAGGCGGCGTGGTTCGAGTTGTGGGAGGTCTTCGGCCCGGTCCTGCGCGCCCAGTTGACACGCTGGGGCAAGGGGCGCATCGGCGTCGAAACCGTCCGCGATCTGACGCAGGAGACCCTCGCGGCGCTCTCCGACTCGATCGACCGCTACGACCCCACGCGCGGGGCTCGATTCTCCACCTGGCTGCTCTCCATCGCCAAGCACGCCCTGGGCGATGAAATCGACCGCCGCATGGCCCAGAAGCGGGGGGGCGGCAAGCGCCCGGCGGAACTGGACGAACGCTTCATGACCCAGGCGGCGACCGTGGAGGCCGATGCCGCCTACGAGGCCAACGTCTTCCGGGCCAAGGTCTACGCCTCGATCCGCAAGGTCGAGAGCGAGGCCGAGTTCGTGACCTTTCAGGTGTACCGGATGCGGGTGTTCGACGGCAAGCCGGGCAAGGAGGTCGCCGAGCAACTGGGCGTCAGCGAGCCGACCGTGAGCCGGTATCTGCAGAAGGTGCGGGACATGATGCGGCGCCGCCTGGCCGAGACCATTTCCACCTATTCCTTCACCGCGGATGAGGCCTCGGAGCCCGAGCGCGCGGGGCTGGGAAGCGACGACGCCCTGTTCGACGAGGCGATTTCGGACATTTATCACCAGCAATCCCGGCTCGTGGTGGAAGATCGGCAGTCCGCTTCCCAATCCTTCTGA
- a CDS encoding DUF5309 family protein: MDSLLPNADAVDDQTIANPATETTFTVENGSRFRVGDQIMLTGKPEVMLVTSVSGNNLTVTRQYGGTPSSSLVDNDPITIIANAALEGAQAGAARFTNRSRRQNYTQIFAATVEVSGSQLAARALSIDDEMDFQKQERLRELLRDLENAVINGVAPTSTPEGSTTVRRTMRGIRRAITTNVFQPGVGGMPAGGGPGSNVLNEALLNAALRAVWQQSSGSVDTIVCGGVQKRRLNEFVAANQRFVDHNDRFRSLVDVYESDYGVCRVILSRWVPADTILLLDSSRVDVLPLAGRSFHFKPLARVGDSESGQLIGEYTLEFRNENAHAALTGLSPTI, translated from the coding sequence GTGGATTCGCTGCTGCCCAACGCCGACGCCGTCGATGACCAGACCATCGCCAACCCCGCCACGGAGACCACCTTCACCGTCGAGAACGGCTCGCGCTTCCGCGTCGGCGACCAGATCATGCTCACCGGCAAGCCGGAGGTGATGCTGGTCACCAGCGTCAGCGGCAACAACCTCACGGTGACGCGTCAGTACGGCGGCACGCCCTCGTCATCGCTGGTGGACAACGACCCCATCACCATCATCGCCAATGCCGCGCTCGAGGGCGCCCAGGCCGGTGCGGCCCGCTTCACCAACCGCTCTCGGCGTCAGAACTACACGCAGATCTTCGCCGCCACGGTGGAGGTGTCGGGCAGCCAGCTCGCCGCCCGCGCGCTGTCGATCGACGACGAGATGGACTTCCAGAAGCAGGAGCGTCTGCGCGAACTGCTGCGCGACCTGGAGAACGCGGTGATCAACGGCGTGGCGCCGACCTCAACCCCCGAGGGCAGCACCACCGTCCGTCGCACCATGCGAGGCATCCGGCGGGCCATCACCACCAATGTCTTCCAGCCGGGCGTGGGCGGCATGCCCGCCGGCGGGGGGCCGGGCAGCAATGTGCTCAACGAGGCCCTGCTCAACGCCGCCCTTCGCGCCGTGTGGCAGCAGAGCTCGGGCAGCGTGGACACCATCGTGTGCGGCGGGGTGCAGAAGCGCCGCCTCAACGAGTTCGTCGCCGCCAACCAGCGGTTCGTCGATCACAACGATCGCTTCCGATCGCTGGTGGACGTGTACGAAAGCGACTACGGCGTGTGCCGGGTCATCCTCAGCCGCTGGGTGCCCGCGGACACGATCCTGCTGCTCGACTCGTCGCGTGTCGACGTGCTGCCGCTCGCCGGTCGGTCGTTCCACTTCAAGCCGCTGGCTCGCGTGGGCGACAGCGAGTCGGGCCAGTTGATCGGCGAGTACACGCTGGAGTTCCGCAACGAGAACGCCCACGCCGCCCTCACCGGGCTGAGCCCGACGATCTGA
- a CDS encoding helix-turn-helix domain-containing protein, protein MPHHVLHCRMSDLGRRIRAERERAGLTLQQVADAIGVSKSHLSLLESGKRSISETHLRRIESALGVEDGRLLARWRWEHTPPDVRREMETLAQRERSSRVLAERLRDLARRGRAAESGKAALDELLRTGELRRWIEEHTANVEPPTPLVGRIPVINRVAAGYPREFTDLDYPASVADEYIACPDVADPGAFAARVVGDSMAPDYLEGEIVVFSPAMPTPDGSDCFVRLDRDNETTFKRVFFEQDGEVIRLQPINPRYRPRRVAREAVGGLYAAAYVMRRVRPAR, encoded by the coding sequence GTGCCGCACCACGTCCTACACTGCCGCATGAGCGATCTGGGTCGGCGAATCCGGGCCGAACGGGAGCGCGCCGGGCTGACCCTGCAGCAGGTGGCGGACGCCATCGGCGTCAGCAAGTCGCACCTGTCGCTGCTCGAGTCGGGCAAGCGATCGATCTCTGAAACGCATCTGCGCCGCATCGAGTCGGCGCTGGGCGTCGAGGACGGGCGTCTCCTGGCGCGGTGGCGCTGGGAGCACACGCCCCCCGACGTGCGGCGTGAGATGGAGACGCTGGCCCAGCGTGAGCGAAGCTCGCGCGTGCTGGCCGAGCGTCTGCGCGATCTGGCGCGGCGAGGCCGCGCCGCCGAGTCCGGCAAAGCGGCGCTCGACGAACTGCTGCGCACCGGCGAGCTGCGCCGGTGGATCGAGGAGCACACCGCCAACGTGGAGCCCCCCACGCCGCTGGTCGGGCGCATCCCCGTCATCAACCGGGTGGCGGCGGGCTACCCGCGCGAGTTCACCGACCTGGATTACCCCGCCTCGGTGGCCGACGAGTACATCGCCTGTCCGGACGTGGCCGACCCCGGCGCCTTCGCCGCCCGTGTGGTGGGCGACTCGATGGCTCCGGACTACCTCGAAGGGGAGATCGTCGTCTTCTCCCCCGCCATGCCCACGCCCGACGGCAGCGACTGCTTCGTGCGTCTGGACCGCGACAACGAGACGACCTTCAAGCGGGTGTTCTTCGAGCAGGACGGCGAGGTGATCCGCCTGCAGCCGATCAACCCGCGCTACCGCCCCCGGCGCGTCGCACGCGAGGCGGTGGGGGGTCTCTACGCCGCCGCCTACGTGATGCGGCGCGTTCGACCGGCGCGATGA
- a CDS encoding RidA family protein codes for MTDASIHSARAPEPVGAYPHARRVGDLLFLSGVGPRRRGSKDIPGVRLDASGRMIDYDVEQQCRACFDNVRFILEEAGSKWENIVDVLAFLTDMKRDFAVYNRVYAEYFAGPGKPNPTRTTIEVGALPQGGNAPIAVEVKVVATV; via the coding sequence ATGACCGACGCCAGCATCCATTCCGCCCGTGCGCCCGAGCCGGTGGGCGCCTACCCGCACGCCCGGCGGGTCGGCGATCTGCTGTTCCTCTCCGGCGTCGGACCGCGCCGGCGCGGGTCGAAGGACATCCCCGGCGTGCGGCTCGATGCAAGCGGCCGGATGATCGACTACGACGTCGAGCAGCAATGCCGCGCCTGCTTCGACAACGTCCGGTTCATCCTGGAGGAGGCGGGATCGAAGTGGGAGAACATCGTCGATGTGCTGGCGTTTCTGACCGACATGAAGCGCGACTTCGCGGTCTACAACCGCGTCTACGCCGAGTACTTCGCCGGTCCGGGCAAGCCCAACCCCACGCGCACCACGATCGAGGTGGGCGCCCTGCCGCAGGGCGGCAACGCGCCGATCGCGGTGGAGGTGAAGGTGGTGGCGACGGTGTAA